Proteins from a genomic interval of Crassostrea angulata isolate pt1a10 chromosome 7, ASM2561291v2, whole genome shotgun sequence:
- the LOC128156943 gene encoding uncharacterized protein LOC128156943 isoform X2 produces MANQAVEIIVETSRCRHVVSILSSESVLAVDCEGIALGVEGPMTLLQICTYSGDVYLFDVQENRELFSEGHLKIVLESNEILKVIHACSYDSAALYHQFGVTLQNVFDTQVADTVLEEHNGRLLVSSLDLLGLCQKYSSSKKVSDYKEQLKIQYSKTDGEFWAKRPLTDEMKSVAEGDVKALIPVFEKQKQFIWKSGLHGKFQERVSETIKYYIDDEVRKHKFKRKFIIVNQIIDSINEKWDTHTVCSDFPEDSDEYEALKRIDYREACIKSPFIDRLKTDSIVSDLKELDDKLSRDEKDYDVKWIPFSLLSSIIDHPNKTVSKLANDVKQKFKNVVLQEIYDKYTIEANLKHLTKCEKDVLRSLNLNGTNNQRFPKHVVRLYWLLREDDINKNCKKLIEMGNGFQLYGGEWFYVKTMSYLRSGAHVPVSFKQSVWRFKRKLDETFGRDVVPPTLVRKICLID; encoded by the exons ATGGCAAATCAAGCGGTTGAAATTATCGTTGAAACAAGTCGATGTCGCCATGTTGTCTCCATCTTGTCAAGTGAGTCAGTCTTGGCGGTAGATTGTGAAGGGATTGCCCTTGGGGTCGAAGGTCCAATGACTCTCCTACAAATTTGTACCTACAGCGGTGACGTGTACCTGTTTGATGTACAAGAAAACCGAGAACTGTTTTCTGAAGGGCACCTAAAAATAGTGCTGGAAtccaatgaaattttaaag GTGATACATGCATGCTCCTACGACAGCGCTGCTTTATATCACCAGTTCGGAGTAACTCTCCAGAACGTTTTTGACACACAG GTTGCTGATACTGTCTTAGAAGAGCATAACGGACGCTTGCTTGTTTCATCATTGGATTTACTTGGACTCTGCCAAAAATATTCGTCTAGCAAAAAAGTGTCAGATTACAAAGAACAGCTCAAG ATACAGTACAGTAAAACAGACGGTGAGTTTTGGGCAAAACGTCCTTTAACAGACGAAATGAAGTCTGTTGCAGAAGGTGACGTCAAAGCTCTGATACCGGTCTTTGAGAAACAAAAACA ATTCATCTGGAAAAGTGGACTACATGGAAAATTTCAAGAACGGGTATCAGAAACAATCAAGTATTACATCGACGATGAAGTCagaaaacataaatttaaaCGAAAGTTCATTATAGTGAATCAAATTATTGATTCCATAAACGAAAAATGGGATACACATACAGTTTGTTCAGACTTTCCAGAGGACAGCGATGAATATGAGGCTTTAAAAAGGATTGATTATAGAGAGGCATGTATAAAGTCACCATTTATAGATCGGCTTAAAACGGATAGCATCGTTTCTGATTTGAAAGAACTTGATGATAAACTTTCAAGAGATGAAAAAGATTACGATGTTAAATGGATCCCATTTTCGTTACTTTCCAGTATCATTGACCATCCAAATAAAACGGTATCAAAACTGGCAAATGATGTCAAACAAAAGTTCAAAAATGTTGTTCTACAAGAAATTTATGACAAATACACCATTGAAGCTAATTTAAAACACTTAACAAAGTGCGAGAAGGATGTTCTAAGGTCTTTGAATCTAAACGGTACCAATAATCAGCGGTTTCCAAAACACGTTGTTAGATTGTATTGGCTTTTAAGGGAAgatgatataaacaaaaactgTAAGAAGTTAATAGAAATGGGAAATGGGTTCCAATTATATGGTGGAGAGTGGTTTTACGTTAAAACAATGTCTTACTTGCGAAGTGGAGCACATGTACCAGTATCCTTTAAACAAAGCGTCTGGAGATTTAAGAGAAAGCTTGATGAAACATTTGGACGAGATGTTGTTCCTCCTACCTTAGTtagaaaaatttgtttaattgatTGA
- the LOC128156943 gene encoding uncharacterized protein LOC128156943 isoform X1, with the protein MNQVMANQAVEIIVETSRCRHVVSILSSESVLAVDCEGIALGVEGPMTLLQICTYSGDVYLFDVQENRELFSEGHLKIVLESNEILKVIHACSYDSAALYHQFGVTLQNVFDTQVADTVLEEHNGRLLVSSLDLLGLCQKYSSSKKVSDYKEQLKIQYSKTDGEFWAKRPLTDEMKSVAEGDVKALIPVFEKQKQFIWKSGLHGKFQERVSETIKYYIDDEVRKHKFKRKFIIVNQIIDSINEKWDTHTVCSDFPEDSDEYEALKRIDYREACIKSPFIDRLKTDSIVSDLKELDDKLSRDEKDYDVKWIPFSLLSSIIDHPNKTVSKLANDVKQKFKNVVLQEIYDKYTIEANLKHLTKCEKDVLRSLNLNGTNNQRFPKHVVRLYWLLREDDINKNCKKLIEMGNGFQLYGGEWFYVKTMSYLRSGAHVPVSFKQSVWRFKRKLDETFGRDVVPPTLVRKICLID; encoded by the exons ATGAATCAAGTT ATGGCAAATCAAGCGGTTGAAATTATCGTTGAAACAAGTCGATGTCGCCATGTTGTCTCCATCTTGTCAAGTGAGTCAGTCTTGGCGGTAGATTGTGAAGGGATTGCCCTTGGGGTCGAAGGTCCAATGACTCTCCTACAAATTTGTACCTACAGCGGTGACGTGTACCTGTTTGATGTACAAGAAAACCGAGAACTGTTTTCTGAAGGGCACCTAAAAATAGTGCTGGAAtccaatgaaattttaaag GTGATACATGCATGCTCCTACGACAGCGCTGCTTTATATCACCAGTTCGGAGTAACTCTCCAGAACGTTTTTGACACACAG GTTGCTGATACTGTCTTAGAAGAGCATAACGGACGCTTGCTTGTTTCATCATTGGATTTACTTGGACTCTGCCAAAAATATTCGTCTAGCAAAAAAGTGTCAGATTACAAAGAACAGCTCAAG ATACAGTACAGTAAAACAGACGGTGAGTTTTGGGCAAAACGTCCTTTAACAGACGAAATGAAGTCTGTTGCAGAAGGTGACGTCAAAGCTCTGATACCGGTCTTTGAGAAACAAAAACA ATTCATCTGGAAAAGTGGACTACATGGAAAATTTCAAGAACGGGTATCAGAAACAATCAAGTATTACATCGACGATGAAGTCagaaaacataaatttaaaCGAAAGTTCATTATAGTGAATCAAATTATTGATTCCATAAACGAAAAATGGGATACACATACAGTTTGTTCAGACTTTCCAGAGGACAGCGATGAATATGAGGCTTTAAAAAGGATTGATTATAGAGAGGCATGTATAAAGTCACCATTTATAGATCGGCTTAAAACGGATAGCATCGTTTCTGATTTGAAAGAACTTGATGATAAACTTTCAAGAGATGAAAAAGATTACGATGTTAAATGGATCCCATTTTCGTTACTTTCCAGTATCATTGACCATCCAAATAAAACGGTATCAAAACTGGCAAATGATGTCAAACAAAAGTTCAAAAATGTTGTTCTACAAGAAATTTATGACAAATACACCATTGAAGCTAATTTAAAACACTTAACAAAGTGCGAGAAGGATGTTCTAAGGTCTTTGAATCTAAACGGTACCAATAATCAGCGGTTTCCAAAACACGTTGTTAGATTGTATTGGCTTTTAAGGGAAgatgatataaacaaaaactgTAAGAAGTTAATAGAAATGGGAAATGGGTTCCAATTATATGGTGGAGAGTGGTTTTACGTTAAAACAATGTCTTACTTGCGAAGTGGAGCACATGTACCAGTATCCTTTAAACAAAGCGTCTGGAGATTTAAGAGAAAGCTTGATGAAACATTTGGACGAGATGTTGTTCCTCCTACCTTAGTtagaaaaatttgtttaattgatTGA